A stretch of the Archangium violaceum genome encodes the following:
- a CDS encoding site-2 protease family protein, whose translation MLRFRLGDIPVEVHLSHLLFSALLGVLMVRDLPALALDPNVWPYQQLQRPGEPGYAGTALLVVASWMFIIFLSALVHESGHALMLRLFGYRPSIQLIWLGGSTRPNSSTPLPWHKLVAITAAGPLAGLLLGLAALALRHYAVAEDSERLRYLLGWFFTANVFWTLFNLLPVPTLDGGTIVSTLATRFFGKAGFMGAQWLALVLCVALVAFGVRHAPLLGLLFGLYGFQALRLLRATSRGELKVSSSVAPEPLVRELQQAQEAMAGGRLDEARQRGLSVLDAESCTLDLASRAHHLLGWVALKNGQGRLALDHFSQVQRRPVETQALAAAFSLIGDESRALALWEMAWHETRDRTVLHEYAGSLIRADRVQNALRLPGVDAEAAFVCAERPLFIRGAYSEAAAIAESGLAHAPGSRLAYDAACAHARARHTNDAMRMLRRASELGFQDADYAASDEDLAPLHGHPDFERWLAGLPKSLSA comes from the coding sequence ATGTTGCGCTTCCGGCTCGGGGACATCCCCGTCGAGGTCCACCTCTCGCACCTGCTCTTCTCCGCCCTGCTGGGCGTCCTGATGGTGCGGGATCTGCCGGCGCTCGCCCTGGACCCGAACGTCTGGCCCTACCAGCAGCTCCAGCGGCCCGGGGAGCCCGGGTATGCCGGGACGGCGCTGCTCGTCGTCGCCTCGTGGATGTTCATCATCTTCCTCTCGGCGCTCGTCCACGAGTCGGGCCACGCGCTGATGCTCCGGCTCTTCGGCTACCGGCCGAGCATCCAGCTCATCTGGCTGGGAGGCAGCACCCGGCCCAACTCCTCCACCCCCCTCCCCTGGCACAAGCTGGTGGCGATCACCGCCGCGGGGCCCCTCGCCGGGTTGCTGCTCGGCCTGGCGGCCCTGGCCCTGCGGCACTACGCCGTGGCGGAGGACTCCGAGCGGTTGCGCTACCTGCTCGGCTGGTTCTTCACGGCCAACGTCTTCTGGACCCTCTTCAACCTGCTGCCCGTGCCGACGTTGGATGGAGGCACCATCGTGAGCACCCTGGCCACGCGCTTCTTCGGGAAGGCGGGCTTCATGGGCGCCCAGTGGCTGGCGCTCGTGCTGTGCGTCGCGCTGGTGGCCTTCGGGGTCCGCCACGCGCCCCTGCTCGGTCTGCTCTTCGGACTGTATGGCTTCCAGGCCCTGCGGCTGCTCAGGGCCACCTCGCGCGGAGAGCTCAAGGTGTCCTCGAGCGTGGCGCCGGAGCCGCTGGTGCGCGAGCTGCAACAGGCCCAGGAGGCCATGGCCGGTGGACGTCTGGACGAGGCCCGCCAGCGGGGCCTCTCCGTGCTGGACGCGGAGTCGTGCACGCTGGACCTGGCCTCGCGCGCCCACCACCTCCTCGGATGGGTGGCCCTCAAGAACGGCCAGGGACGACTGGCGTTGGATCACTTCTCCCAGGTGCAGCGCCGGCCGGTGGAGACGCAGGCCCTGGCCGCAGCCTTCTCCTTGATAGGTGACGAGTCCCGGGCACTCGCCCTGTGGGAGATGGCCTGGCACGAGACGCGGGACCGCACCGTCCTCCACGAGTACGCGGGCTCGCTCATCCGCGCGGATCGTGTCCAGAACGCGCTGCGGCTACCCGGAGTGGACGCGGAGGCCGCCTTCGTGTGCGCCGAGCGGCCCCTCTTCATTCGAGGCGCGTACTCGGAGGCGGCGGCGATCGCCGAGTCGGGCCTGGCCCACGCTCCGGGCTCCCGGCTCGCCTATGACGCAGCATGTGCCCATGCAAGGGCGCGTCACACAAATGACGCAATGCGCATGCTGCGTCGCGCCAGCGAGCTCGGCTTCCAGGATGCCGACTACGCGGCATCCGACGAGGACCTCGCTCCGCTGCATGGTCACCCGGATTTCGAGCGGTGGTTGGCGGGCCTGCCAAAATCTCTGTCCGCCTGA
- a CDS encoding acyl-CoA desaturase: protein MTAQSSAPAQEEKINWLSSIPFIGVHLMCLFVFYTGARPVDIAVCVGLYIFRMWGITAGFHRYFSHRAYKAGRGFQFFLALAGTLAVQKGVLWWAAHHRHHHRYSDQEQDIHSPLQKGFWWSHTGWILCDKYNETRYESIKDFARFPELVWLNKFYVVPGVLLAVALYFIGGFSMLVWGFFVSTTLLYHGTFTINSLSHVFGKRRYKTTDTSKNNWFLALVTLGEGWHNNHHYYQNTANQGWFWWEVDLSYYSLKALSWVGLVSDLRTPSEQVKNVYLKYTPEERAALNAPVRIPWFAPVAARKKAAEEKMKAAEEKVREAIAAAADSLPTSAPSPQALLKRQ from the coding sequence TTGACCGCACAATCCTCCGCACCGGCCCAGGAAGAGAAGATCAACTGGCTGTCGTCCATCCCGTTCATCGGTGTGCACCTGATGTGCCTCTTCGTGTTCTACACGGGAGCCCGTCCGGTGGACATCGCGGTGTGCGTGGGTCTGTACATCTTCCGCATGTGGGGGATTACCGCCGGCTTCCACCGCTACTTCAGCCACCGCGCCTACAAGGCGGGCCGCGGCTTCCAGTTCTTCCTCGCCCTGGCGGGGACGCTGGCGGTGCAGAAGGGGGTGCTCTGGTGGGCGGCGCACCATCGCCACCACCACCGCTACTCGGACCAGGAGCAGGACATCCACTCGCCGCTCCAGAAGGGCTTCTGGTGGAGCCACACGGGGTGGATCCTCTGCGACAAGTACAACGAGACGCGCTACGAGAGCATCAAGGACTTCGCGCGCTTCCCCGAGCTGGTGTGGCTCAACAAGTTCTACGTGGTGCCGGGCGTCCTGCTGGCCGTGGCGCTCTACTTCATCGGCGGCTTCTCGATGCTGGTGTGGGGCTTCTTCGTGAGCACCACGCTGCTCTACCACGGCACCTTCACCATCAACTCGCTCAGCCACGTGTTCGGCAAGCGCCGCTACAAGACGACGGACACCAGCAAGAACAACTGGTTCCTGGCGCTCGTCACCCTGGGCGAGGGCTGGCACAACAACCACCACTACTACCAGAACACCGCCAACCAGGGCTGGTTCTGGTGGGAAGTGGACCTGAGCTACTACTCGCTCAAGGCGCTCTCGTGGGTGGGGCTGGTGAGCGACCTGCGCACCCCCTCCGAGCAGGTGAAGAACGTGTACCTGAAGTACACGCCGGAGGAGCGCGCGGCCCTGAACGCCCCGGTGCGCATCCCCTGGTTCGCCCCCGTGGCCGCCCGGAAGAAGGCCGCCGAGGAGAAGATGAAGGCCGCCGAGGAGAAGGTGCGCGAGGCCATCGCCGCCGCGGCCGACAGCCTGCCTACCTCCGCGCCGTCCCCCCAGGCGCTGCTCAAGCGCCAGTAG